Proteins found in one Zea mays cultivar B73 chromosome 1, Zm-B73-REFERENCE-NAM-5.0, whole genome shotgun sequence genomic segment:
- the LOC103643566 gene encoding myosin-7B codes for MAKKKSATVNGNGNHAAAEEVPPAKAAEDRKAEQLKALNTMLLKEATERRGQVAALTARLDELSADDVALSAAERVVAQAALAAPLRAAADEVAALRACLAAVQGSLRDAEARAALEESARGEADARLEEAAAESTRSMKLLREKEAEVAAVSSKVARLEALVAELEGKNSEFFGEKGELAEKLGEAKEAVRIVSSEKAEVERSLQDFRKAAEAYRVDMEGKLKAKLDELKVLGAEKAEIEARVESLEAKLVAAMVDKRELQAEVAAKKKESGLVKGENDKLQSEVVAAEKKHNFAVAEVKSLRMELATLLAENEAAAKAFDAEKARLLGELESLKRKLEEIQADKEVAEVTTREKDAQAIKLRAKLEELHSSMSQLQASCNDLDMKCSRLHDEKNSVLKALDTQKAEAVKLRSKIEELEKCSGKKDDDIGKLNAALEEKKGKINNLSKDIELLQLTVAEAEKRRKGGIWTWLYAATTTVVAAISFIYASRSH; via the coding sequence atggccaAAAAGAAATCTGCCACCGTCAATGGCAACGGTAACCACGCCGCCGCAGAGGAAGTGCCGCCGGCGAAGGCCGCGGAGGACCGGAAGGCAGAGCAGCTGAAGGCGCTGAACACCATGCTCCTCAAGGAGGCGACGGAGCGGCGCGGTCAGGTGGCGGCGCTCACAGCGCGCCTTGACGAGCTCTCCGCCGACGACGTCGCGCTGTCCGCCGCCGAGCGCGTGGTGGCGCAGGCCGCCCTCGCCGCGCCACTCCGCGCGGCCGCCGACGAGGTCGCCGCGCTCCGTGCCTGCCTCGCCGCCGTCCAGGGTTCGCTCCGGGACGCAGAGGCGCGGGCGGCTCTGGAGGAGAGCGCCAGGGGCGAGGCCGACGCGCGGCTCGAGGAGGCTGCCGCGGAGAGCACGCGGTCGATGAAGCTGCTCCGGGAGAAGGAAGCGGAGGTGGCGGCCGTGTCCAGCAAGGTTGCCCGATTGGAGGCCCTTGTGGCGGAGCTAGAGGGCAAGAACTCTGAATTTTTTGGTGAGAAGGGTGAGCTGGCGGAGAAATTGGGGGAGGCCAAGGAGGCGGTTCGGATTGTGTCGAGTGAAAAGGCGGAGGTGGAGAGGAGCCTGCAGGACTTCAGGAAGGCGGCTGAGGCTTATCGGGTGGACATGGAGGGAAAATTGAAGGCAAAGTTGGATGAATTGAAGGTGTTGGGTGCCGAGAAGGCGGAGATTGAGGCCAGAGTAGAGTCATTGGAGGCGAAGCTGGTGGCTGCAATGGTTGACAAGAGGGAACTGCAGGCTGAGGTGGCGGCAAAGAAGAAGGAGTCTGGTTTGGTGAAGGGAGAAAATGATAAGCTTCAGTCTGAGGTTGTGGCTGCTGAGAAGAAGCACAACTTTGCTGTCGCAGAGGTTAAAAGTCTCAGGATGGAATTGGCCACGTTGCTGGCTGAGAATGAGGCTGCTGCTAAGGCATTTGATGCTGAGAAGGCTAGACTTTTGGGCGAGTTGGAGAGCCTGAAGAGGAAGTTGGAGGAAATCCAGGCAGACAAGGAAGTAGCTGAGGTAACAACCCGTGAGAAGGATGCTCAGGCCATTAAGTTGAGGGCCAAATTGGAGGAGCTCCACAGTTCCATGTCCCAACTTCAAGCTTCCTGCAATGATCTTGATATGAAGTGTTCACGCCTGCATGATGAGAAGAATTCAGTTCTGAAGGCTCTGGACACTCAGAAGGCTGAAGCAGTAAAGCTGAGGTCAAAAATTGAGGAGCTCGAGAAGTGCAGTGGGAAGAAAGATGATGACATTGGGAAGTTGAATGCAGCATTGGAGGAAAAGAAGGGGAAGATCAATAACCTGAGCAAGGATATCGAGCTACTGCAACTCACAGTGGCTGAGGCGGAGAAAAGAAGGAAGGGTGGCATCTGGACATGGTTGTATGCTGCTACCACAACAGTGGTGGCTGCCATCTCCTTCATTTATGCCTCCAGGTCTCATTGA